One part of the Marmota flaviventris isolate mMarFla1 chromosome 4, mMarFla1.hap1, whole genome shotgun sequence genome encodes these proteins:
- the Emx2 gene encoding homeobox protein EMX2 isoform X1, with amino-acid sequence MFQPAPKRCFTIESLVAKDSPLPASRSEDPIRPAALSYANSSPINPFLNGFHSAAAAAAAGRGVYSNPDLVFAEAVSHPPNPAVPVHPVPPPHALAAHPLPSSHSPHPLFASQQRDPSTFYPWLIHRYRYLGHRFQGNDTSPESFLLHNALARKPKRIRTAFSPSQLLRLEHAFEKNHYVVGAERKQLAHSLSLTETQVKVWFQNRRTKFKRQKLEEEGSDSQQKKKGTHHINRWRIATKQASPEEIDVTSDD; translated from the exons ATGTTCCAGCCGGCGCCCAAGCGCTGTTTCACCATCGAGTCGCTGGTGGCCAAGGACAGTCCCCTGCCCGCCTCGCGATCCGAGGACCCCATCCGTCCTGCAGCGCTCAGCTACGCCAACTCCAGCCCCATAAATCCGTTCCTCAACGGCTTCCAttcggccgccgccgccgcagccgcGGGCAGGGGCGTCTACTCCAACCCGGACTTAGTGTTCGCCGAAGCGGTCTCGCACCCGCCCAACCCCGCGGTGCCAGTGCACCCGGTGCCGCCACCGCACGCCCTGGCCGCCCACCCCTTGCCCTCCTCGCACTCGCCACACCCCCTCTTCGCCTCGCAGCAGCGGGACCCGTCCACCTTCTACCCCTGGCTCATCCACCGTTACCGATATCTGGGCCATCGATTCCAAG GGAACGACACAAGCCCCGAGAGTTTCCTTTTGCACAACGCATTGGCCCGAAAGCCGAAAAGGATCCGAACCGCCTTCTCCCCGTCCCAGCTTCTAAGGCTGGAACACGCCTTCGAGAAGAATCACTACGTGGTGGGCGCGGAAAGGAAGCAGCTGGCTCACAGCCTCAGCCTTACGGAAACTCAG GTAAAAGTATGGTTTCAGAACCGGAGGACAAAGTTCAAAAGGCAGAAGCTGGAGGAAGAAGGCTCAGATtcgcaacaaaagaaaaaagggacacACCATATTAACCGGTGGAGAATTGCCACCAAGCAAGCAAGTCCGGAGGAAATAGACGTGACCTCAGACGATTaa
- the Emx2 gene encoding homeobox protein EMX2 isoform X2: MFQPAPKRCFTIESLVAKDSPLPASRSEDPIRPAALSYANSSPINPFLNGFHSAAAAAAAGRGVYSNPDLVFAEAVSHPPNPAVPVHPVPPPHALAAHPLPSSHSPHPLFASQQRDPSTFYPWLIHRYRYLGHRFQGKSMVSEPEDKVQKAEAGGRRLRFATKEKRDTPY; encoded by the exons ATGTTCCAGCCGGCGCCCAAGCGCTGTTTCACCATCGAGTCGCTGGTGGCCAAGGACAGTCCCCTGCCCGCCTCGCGATCCGAGGACCCCATCCGTCCTGCAGCGCTCAGCTACGCCAACTCCAGCCCCATAAATCCGTTCCTCAACGGCTTCCAttcggccgccgccgccgcagccgcGGGCAGGGGCGTCTACTCCAACCCGGACTTAGTGTTCGCCGAAGCGGTCTCGCACCCGCCCAACCCCGCGGTGCCAGTGCACCCGGTGCCGCCACCGCACGCCCTGGCCGCCCACCCCTTGCCCTCCTCGCACTCGCCACACCCCCTCTTCGCCTCGCAGCAGCGGGACCCGTCCACCTTCTACCCCTGGCTCATCCACCGTTACCGATATCTGGGCCATCGATTCCAAG GTAAAAGTATGGTTTCAGAACCGGAGGACAAAGTTCAAAAGGCAGAAGCTGGAGGAAGAAGGCTCAGATtcgcaacaaaagaaaaaagggacacACCATATTAA